One Candidatus Cloacimonadaceae bacterium genomic window, GAAAATCATTGAGGAATGTATCCCAATTACAGAGACTTCAAAGAACACAACAGGGGTATATAGTAAGGTAATATCCCGGTTCATTTCTATTCATAGGTGGTGGTTTCAGGTTTTCGCATATCAATTTTATGGATGGCAGCACAAGGATCTTCCAGCGGTGCTTTGATGTAATCCGACTGCCCAAGTCCTCAACCAGCTTGACCCGTTTCTTAGGCAGGTTTAATAGTCAAGGGTTGAATGAGCATCTTCGAGAAAACATCTGCACTAAGTTTTTGCCCAAGTTGTTAGATGCGGCAAACATAACCTCAGACAGTCTGCGCTTTGATTCTACTGTTGTTACGCGGTATGGAGAGCAAGACGGAGCCAAGCGGGGCTATAATCCATCTAAGAAAGGCAGGCTTTCTCATCAACCTCAGATCGCATTCTTGGGCAGCGGATACACCGTGAATTTTTGGAATCGATCCGGTAATATCTCATCCGGCAATGGGATAGTAGACTTTTTCAATCAAACGATCCTATCTATTCCGGGAATAAAAGTAGAGCGAGTGCTGGCAGACAGTGGCTATTACAAGCAAAAAATTATCAAAGCACTTGAAGCTGGAGGGTATGAATATGTGATATCCGCGCCTATCAGTCAGATTATACAGCGGAAAATCCATGCTATGAAAGACTGGACTACAATAGCACATGGATTAGAAATAGCTGAATTCGAGTTTGCGCATTCAGCCGAACACTGGGGTCAAGCCAGACGCTATGTGGTGGTTCGGCAAGAAGTTGAAGTCAGACCAAAAGCTCCCGGCAAGCAACTAACCCTTTTCGCAGAGACATATGATGGCTCAAGGTACAGACACTCGCTGATGGTAACTAACAACGAGACCGATTCACCTCATGACATCTGGAGTTCCTATAAGCCGAGAGCGAATGATGAGAATGTCACCTTAGAACATGAAAGATGGTTTTGGCTTATCAACATATAATATGAAGAACTTCTGGGCAACCGAAGCAGTCATGATGATTATCTGTCTGATTTTTCATAATCTGATTACGTATTTGATCAAGTTTGTGCTCCGATCTGAACAGCAGAATCAAAAACTGCGCACGGTCAGGATGGAGTATTTGGTTATCCCCGGCATAATGGGTAAGAATGGCAAAGATGATGTTCTCAGACTAGGAATTCCATCTGAAAAACGGAGGAATAAACTCTTGGATGTCTTTGAAAAACTTAAACTTCTATCGCTAAATTTCAACTGCAATGCAGTTGGGTTT contains:
- a CDS encoding transposase, whose translation is MTRFLGRFNSQGLNEHLRENICTKFLPKLLDAANITSDSLRFDSTVVTRYGEQDGAKRGYNPSKKGRLSHQPQIAFLGSGYTVNFWNRSGNISSGNGIVDFFNQTILSIPGIKVERVLADSGYYKQKIIKALEAGGYEYVISAPISQIIQRKIHAMKDWTTIAHGLEIAEFEFAHSAEHWGQARRYVVVRQEVEVRPKAPGKQLTLFAETYDGSRYRHSLMVTNNETDSPHDIWSSYKPRANDENVTLEHERWFWLINI